The segment TGATTAGTACATACTAACACTAAACACACTTAGGCTagattatagttattatataaaggtaatacaggttcgggcacaaattataaattcacaTTCGTCCGTAAGCCGGGCGCCGTGCTTCACCATGCGTATCGTTTACATATAAACTTTGTCGACCGACGAACGGTGGCGGAGCACGACTCGCGCGGCGGCGAGGGAAGTCGGCGTCAGCGTCGACGCGCTGTCCAAAATAGTCGATAAGTTATCgactaaataaaaagtttaaacaatatttaaaatatttgtaacgctACGTTACACTATGACGCACTTTGCGTCCTCAAAGTAGTGTGTTTGTGTTTGTGGATACgggggccttattctgtatgatagtgtaaacgcgtaacacggccgtgtcatgttatcttcgagaaatgtgcgtggaatggtattctgtaagccaaatttctatagtcctaaacatgacgcgttgtgttacgtgcttgttacgcactgttaaaataacgtgcgggatagagaataaggcccctggtgttATTACTTATTCCAAAGTCCAATACTCTGTATACAAATGGCACGTTGAAAATAAAAGTGGCATTATTCGAAATTTGATAGTGTGAATTGTGTTAATCAACACGACCGGGGATTGAACTCGGGACCCTCCTTCAGTCGAACATCTCTTCGtatcgtataaaatataaaaaaaatgtggatgattattaatcaataatgtatggtataaaaaatgattacagATGGTGGGTGGCGAGTCACGCAACTCAGCATTCGCAAATTGTCGTCAGCAAAAAACTGTTAGACGACTGTCAAAATGAAGTAATAAGGGTTCGGAACATCATGAGATATCTGCTAAGCGTCATCAGTGATGTGGACAAAgataaatttcatcgaaaattGACATTAAATTACTTCGACAGTTACATGGTGAAGGAAACGGAAAAtttcacaaaacaaatattcGACCATTACGACAACTTCAGATACAATCATGCAGCGCAATCGATACTCTATTTCGTTAGTAATAAGGTCTCCGGGCTTTACTGTCATTGTGTTAAGGACAGGTTGTATTGCAGCCAAAAAGATTCAGCGGAAAGATTGTCCGCGCAACTAGTTGTtaataccattttaatatctttgtgcAAGGCTTTAGGGCCGATTTTGCCTCATTTAATAGAAGAAGCATGGCAACACCATCCATTGTTCGAGAAACCATTCTATTTCACTATGGTCAAGCCTGTGTTACCCGCCGAAAATATAGATGTTTCCATTATGGACGCCATTTTGGACATCAAAAAAGACGTATGCGTTTTAGCGAAAAATGAGAgtttaaagaaattttcagCGAAAATTTATACGAATTCTAATTTGTACCAGAAACTGAcgcctttaaataaaataaatggcaaTGACAGCGTACTGTGTGAGATATTGGAACTGTCATCTGTCAGTTTGGAGCTGTCAGACGTTGACAGTTGGCGCGTGGAGCTGTCACCAAGTAGTGGAGGGCAGTGTTTACGGTGCAGGAGATATAATACAAAGAAAGGCAGCGACAAATGTTTAAGATGCGAGACTGTGCTCGCAGCTTTATAAAGTAAAGTGTACACAGtgcaattgacaacatttcatttttcatcatactcaaatatttttatttatgaaactagatctaaaattatgagacccatttttttttttttttcaaaattcagatatttcattcatgattttcattttgaatattgtgttattctaaaacgatgtaagcaccaaatgacttcatatatacggctcaagacgtaatgacctttgctttgcagtaaaaaagaagtgacgtgacagtttgttttgtttctctctctctttgaaagtgacagttgtgacgtaagtattataatattgacattgacaaatgacggtgttttagttttttaaaataaatagtaaggtgaACAAAGGAACtttttcattcaaccgtatatatgacgtcatcaagcattcttcggtttttaatttttttctgcgaaattatgtaataataaaaaatttaaaaatgcataatcaaactcagagtagaaaaattaagaaacggtgcttttgttttaggcatgtttacattttgaaatgtcaatTATAAGAGGCATAACATTGTAGTACAAGATAATTTGTGGTTTATTTCCCCCATTCAATGTAACTTTAAGCGATATTAAAGCCTCTTTGCCGCagataaatatcattttgtggTTAAAAATCCTATATAGGAAAACTATTAAATCTGCGAGTTTAAAGTATTAGCTGAAAAAATTGCCCCAGTCATGTCACTATATTGTCCATGAAATAGTGAAAACATTGTATATAtgtcaatgacgttttacaaatagacgcgtcatacacaaaaaatggcacataaaaacggcgcactatttgctatattcacgtacctgtacgTATCACAAATtagctcgaagaaggaataaaatgatgcagcatacattcgttagaaaaggctatatatacatcgacagttacgtaacagcGTTAGTGctgcacgctcattggccgtcgagtcgggcaattaccttcctgcgtcttgccagtattgagctcggacaacgtatctatgtaataaaaacatcttcgacataagtacaatattttatgagattGTTTTGTAAGTGTTTTGCCAAATGCTATATCATTAGAAGACGtttcattgtaatttttaaataaatcatcgaCGTCAAAGAGTTGGGCGGatttcatacaaacattttgcggaTATGTGATGGTTagtcaatctaccgtgaaatatcaaaacaccaatgtaaaatacttcatatttttccatatcgtgatattttctgtaaatattttaatattaatatctaaggacgctgtgatatCTTGTCACACGACATTTCAAaaaagacagcgacttattaccaatttgtaataacttggagcacaaatttggccctgatatCCGGTCTTTAGCTAACTGTACTGTTCTTTGATCGACAATGATGAGCGTTGACTGACAGAAACATGGGCGCACATCACgctataagtattttttgttttttaattaaaactggtttaggggccgttcaagtgttacgtaacgAAATTGGGGAcgggggggtcttgtaaaacgttacgatgcgtaacaggCGCGGGAGCGAGGTCTCGTACAAAgagttatgtaacattgtttgttttattttgtaacaataacaaaggtattttagcgattttcttGTATTTTGCGTAAAGTTATtgtgaatattccaaaaaaagtTACACTTTCGAGTTTTGAGACTttgggggcgtacaggaaaacgttacggcgcgttacatggaggGGTGGGggttcaaaaatcttcaaaaattgcgttacgtaatacttaacGGCCCCCTACGCACGCTTGACTTGGGCTGTAAGTTGGTGAATGCGTGACGAGAGCGTTACGAAAAGTGTGATCACATTATAAACTTTGacacttaaagcatcggaatgtttgccggcaaacatgacagctacatgacattacgcgtgtcaccttattatgtag is part of the Manduca sexta isolate Smith_Timp_Sample1 unplaced genomic scaffold, JHU_Msex_v1.0 HiC_scaffold_841, whole genome shotgun sequence genome and harbors:
- the LOC119193648 gene encoding isoleucine--tRNA ligase, mitochondrial-like, which encodes MHLNIMFLFYHRSIFVHGFVVDEKKRKMSKSIGNVIEPATIINGGKDKNNQPAYGVDTLRWWVASHATQHSQIVVSKKLLDDCQNEVIRVRNIMRYLLSVISDVDKDKFHRKLTLNYFDSYMVKETENFTKQIFDHYDNFRYNHAAQSILYFVSNKVSGLYCHCVKDRLYCSQKDSAERLSAQLVVNTILISLCKALGPILPHLIEEAWQHHPLFEKPFYFTMVKPVLPAENIDVSIMDAILDIKKDVCVLAKNESLKKFSAKIYTNSNLYQKLTPLNKINGNDSVLCEILELSSVSLELSDVDSWRVELSPSSGGQCLRCRRYNTKKGSDKCLRCETVLAAL